One genomic segment of Pseudomonas chlororaphis subsp. aurantiaca includes these proteins:
- a CDS encoding CoA-acylating methylmalonate-semialdehyde dehydrogenase produces the protein MNASLKSDGTTLQQVKLLIDGQWVESQTSEWHDITNPATQQVLAKVPFATADEVDAAIEAAQRAFQTWKLTPIGARMRIMLKLQALIREHSKRIAQVLSAEQGKTIADAEGDIFRGLEVVEHACSIGSLQMGEFAENVAGGVDTYTLRQPIGVCAGITPFNFPAMIPLWMFPMAIACGNTFVLKPSEQDPLSTMLLVELALEAGIPPGVLNVVHGGKDVVDKLCTHPHIKAVSFVGSTAVGTHVYDLAGKHGKRVQSMMGAKNHAVVLPDANREQAFNALVGAGFGAAGQRCMATSVVVLVGAAKQWLPDLKALAQKLKVNAGSEPGTDVGPLISKRAKERVLSLIESGIKEGAKLELDGRDVKVPGFEQGNFVGPTLFSGVTTDMQIYTQEIFGPVLVVLEVDTLDQAIALVNSNPFGNGTGLFTQSGAAARKFQSEIDIGQVGINIPIPVPVPFFSFTGSRGSKLGDLGPYGKQVVQFYTQTKTVTSRWFDDDSVNDGVNTTIHLR, from the coding sequence ATGAACGCATCCCTCAAGTCCGACGGCACCACCTTGCAGCAGGTCAAGCTGCTGATCGACGGCCAGTGGGTCGAATCCCAGACCAGCGAATGGCACGACATCACCAACCCGGCCACCCAGCAGGTACTGGCCAAGGTGCCTTTCGCCACGGCGGATGAAGTCGACGCCGCCATCGAAGCCGCGCAGCGCGCCTTCCAGACCTGGAAGCTGACCCCGATCGGCGCGCGGATGCGCATCATGCTCAAGCTGCAGGCGCTGATCCGCGAGCACTCCAAGCGCATTGCCCAGGTGCTCAGCGCCGAACAGGGCAAGACCATCGCCGATGCCGAAGGCGACATCTTCCGCGGCCTGGAAGTGGTCGAGCATGCCTGCTCGATCGGCAGCCTGCAGATGGGCGAGTTCGCCGAGAACGTCGCCGGCGGCGTCGATACCTACACCCTGCGCCAGCCGATCGGCGTCTGCGCCGGGATCACCCCATTCAACTTCCCGGCGATGATTCCGTTGTGGATGTTCCCGATGGCCATCGCCTGCGGCAACACCTTCGTGCTCAAACCTTCGGAACAGGACCCGCTGTCGACCATGCTGTTGGTGGAGCTGGCGCTGGAAGCCGGGATTCCGCCGGGCGTGCTCAACGTGGTGCATGGCGGCAAGGACGTGGTGGACAAGCTGTGCACCCACCCGCACATCAAGGCGGTGTCGTTCGTCGGCTCCACTGCGGTGGGCACCCATGTCTACGACCTGGCGGGCAAACACGGCAAGCGCGTGCAGTCGATGATGGGCGCGAAGAACCACGCCGTGGTGCTGCCCGACGCCAACCGCGAACAGGCGTTCAATGCCCTGGTTGGTGCCGGTTTTGGCGCGGCCGGCCAGCGTTGCATGGCCACCTCGGTGGTGGTCCTGGTGGGCGCGGCGAAACAATGGCTGCCGGACCTCAAGGCGCTGGCGCAGAAACTCAAGGTGAATGCCGGCAGCGAGCCGGGCACCGATGTCGGGCCGCTGATTTCCAAGCGGGCCAAGGAGCGTGTGCTGAGCCTGATCGAAAGCGGCATCAAGGAAGGCGCCAAGCTGGAGCTGGACGGTCGCGACGTCAAGGTGCCGGGTTTCGAGCAGGGCAACTTCGTCGGCCCGACCCTGTTCTCCGGGGTGACCACCGACATGCAGATCTACACCCAGGAAATCTTCGGCCCGGTGCTGGTGGTGCTGGAAGTGGACACCCTCGACCAGGCCATCGCCCTGGTCAACAGCAACCCCTTCGGCAACGGCACCGGCCTGTTCACCCAGAGCGGCGCGGCCGCCCGCAAGTTCCAGAGCGAAATCGATATCGGCCAGGTCGGGATCAACATCCCGATTCCGGTGCCGGTACCGTTTTTCAGCTTCACCGGTTCCCGTGGTTCCAAACTGGGCGATCTGGGGCCCTATGGCAAACAAGTGGTGCAGTTCTATACCCAGACCAAGACCGTCACCAGTCGCTGGTTCGACGATGACAGCGTCAACGATGGCGTGAACACCACCATCCATTTGCGTTGA
- the mmsB gene encoding 3-hydroxyisobutyrate dehydrogenase: MKIAFIGLGNMGAPMARNLLKAGHQLNLFDLNQAALNELAELGGSISTSPRAAAEDSELVITMLPAAAHVRSVWLGDDGVLAGIAHGTPAVDCSTIDPQTARDVAAAAAKQGVAMADAPVSGGTGGAAAGTLTFMVGASAELFATLQPVLAQMGRNIVHCGDVGTGQIAKICNNLLLGISMIGVSEAMALGDALGIDTKVLAGIINSSTGRCWSSDTYNPWPGVIETAPAARGYTGGFGAELMLKDLGLATEAARQAHQPVVLGAVAQQLYQAMSQRGEGGMDFSAIVNSYRKPT; encoded by the coding sequence ATGAAAATCGCATTCATCGGTCTGGGCAACATGGGTGCACCCATGGCGCGCAACCTGCTCAAGGCCGGGCATCAGTTGAATCTGTTCGACCTGAACCAGGCCGCGCTCAACGAACTGGCCGAACTGGGTGGCAGTATCAGTACCTCGCCGCGCGCTGCCGCCGAAGACAGCGAGCTGGTGATCACCATGCTGCCGGCCGCGGCCCATGTGCGCAGCGTCTGGCTGGGCGACGACGGGGTGCTGGCGGGTATCGCCCATGGCACACCGGCGGTGGATTGCAGCACCATCGACCCGCAGACCGCCCGCGACGTGGCTGCGGCGGCCGCCAAGCAAGGCGTGGCCATGGCCGACGCGCCAGTGTCCGGTGGCACCGGTGGCGCGGCGGCGGGCACCCTGACCTTCATGGTCGGCGCCAGTGCCGAACTGTTCGCCACCCTGCAGCCGGTGCTGGCGCAGATGGGCCGCAATATCGTGCATTGCGGTGACGTGGGGACCGGGCAGATCGCCAAGATCTGCAACAACCTGCTGCTGGGCATTTCGATGATCGGCGTCAGCGAAGCCATGGCCCTGGGCGATGCCCTGGGCATCGACACCAAGGTGCTGGCGGGCATCATCAACAGCTCCACCGGGCGCTGCTGGAGTTCCGACACCTACAACCCCTGGCCCGGGGTGATCGAAACCGCACCGGCCGCTCGCGGCTACACCGGCGGCTTCGGCGCCGAACTGATGCTCAAGGACCTGGGCCTGGCCACCGAGGCCGCCCGCCAGGCACATCAGCCGGTAGTGCTGGGCGCCGTGGCGCAGCAGCTGTACCAGGCCATGAGCCAGCGCGGGGAAGGGGGCATGGACTTCTCGGCTATCGTCAACAGCTATCGCAAGCCGACCTAG
- a CDS encoding cupin domain-containing protein, translating to MTATAPITVLRDTHPLPVLDACKWEKLEGDPHTVNLNAYTSEDGSKIMGTWICTPGKWRVDYVKWEYCHFQEGYCVITPDGMDPIHLRAGDIFVVEPGMKGTWEVVETVRKYFVFA from the coding sequence ATGACCGCGACTGCCCCTATCACCGTTCTGCGCGACACTCACCCGCTGCCGGTGCTCGATGCCTGCAAATGGGAAAAACTCGAAGGCGACCCGCACACCGTCAACCTCAACGCCTACACCAGCGAAGACGGCAGCAAGATCATGGGCACCTGGATCTGCACGCCCGGCAAATGGCGCGTGGACTACGTGAAGTGGGAGTACTGCCATTTCCAGGAAGGCTACTGCGTGATCACCCCGGACGGCATGGACCCGATCCACCTGCGCGCCGGCGATATCTTCGTGGTCGAGCCGGGGATGAAAGGCACCTGGGAAGTGGTCGAGACCGTACGCAAGTATTTCGTTTTCGCCTGA
- the kynB gene encoding arylformamidase, which yields MNTTPSWWDISPPLSTATPTWPGDTPFQEERVWQYGPECPVNVGRITLSPHTGAHVDAPLHYSADGAPIGEVPLDVYLGPCRIVHCLDCGPLVLPRHLEGHLENLPERVLLRTYRQAPLSTWDPDFSAVAKETVELLASHGVRLIGIDTPSLDPQQSKTMDAHNTVARHGLAILEGIVLDEVAEGDYELIALPLRFAHLDASPVRAILRPLSR from the coding sequence ATGAACACAACCCCAAGCTGGTGGGACATCAGCCCGCCCCTGAGTACCGCGACCCCGACCTGGCCCGGCGACACGCCGTTCCAGGAAGAGCGGGTCTGGCAGTACGGACCCGAGTGCCCGGTGAATGTCGGGCGCATCACCCTGTCGCCGCACACCGGGGCCCATGTCGATGCGCCGCTGCATTACAGCGCCGATGGCGCGCCGATCGGCGAAGTGCCGCTGGATGTCTACCTCGGCCCGTGCCGGATCGTGCATTGCCTGGACTGTGGGCCGCTGGTGCTGCCCCGGCACCTGGAAGGTCACCTGGAGAACCTGCCCGAGCGGGTGCTGCTGCGCACCTATCGCCAGGCGCCGTTGAGCACCTGGGACCCGGATTTCAGCGCCGTGGCCAAGGAAACCGTCGAGCTGCTGGCCAGCCACGGCGTGCGCCTGATCGGCATCGACACCCCGTCCCTCGACCCGCAGCAATCGAAAACCATGGACGCCCATAACACCGTGGCTCGCCATGGCCTGGCGATTCTCGAGGGCATCGTGCTCGACGAGGTGGCCGAAGGCGACTACGAACTGATCGCGCTGCCCCTGCGTTTCGCTCATCTGGATGCGAGCCCGGTGCGCGCCATCCTGCGGCCTTTGTCGCGATAA
- the kynA gene encoding tryptophan 2,3-dioxygenase, producing the protein MSQCPYSNNPPPDNWHNAELNFSDSMSYGDYLDLGRILNAQHPLSPDHNEMLFIIQHQTSELWMKLMLHELKAAREHVHQGQLPPAFKMLARVSRIFDQLVHAWAVLATMTPSEYKSIRPYLGHSSGFQSFQYREIEFILGNKSATLLRPHAHRPELLEELELAIATPSLYDEAIGLMAKAGLAVDPERLALNSQAPTQHDASVEAAWREVYTDPSRYWDLYQLAEKFIDLEDSFRQWRFRHVTTVERIIGFQPGTGGTEGVGYLRKMLDTVLFPELWRVRSTL; encoded by the coding sequence ATGAGTCAATGTCCGTATTCGAACAACCCACCGCCCGACAACTGGCATAACGCCGAGCTGAATTTTTCCGACTCCATGAGCTACGGCGACTACCTGGACCTGGGGCGCATCCTCAATGCCCAGCACCCCTTGTCGCCGGACCACAACGAAATGCTCTTCATCATCCAGCACCAGACCTCGGAGCTGTGGATGAAACTGATGCTGCACGAGCTCAAGGCGGCTCGCGAGCACGTGCATCAGGGGCAGTTGCCGCCGGCGTTCAAGATGCTCGCGCGGGTGTCGCGGATTTTCGACCAGCTGGTGCACGCCTGGGCGGTGCTGGCGACCATGACCCCGTCCGAGTACAAGTCGATCCGCCCATACCTGGGGCACTCGTCGGGCTTCCAGTCGTTCCAGTACCGCGAGATCGAGTTCATCCTCGGCAACAAGAGCGCGACCTTGCTGCGTCCCCATGCCCATCGTCCGGAACTGCTCGAGGAGCTGGAGCTGGCGATCGCCACGCCGTCGCTGTACGACGAAGCCATCGGCCTGATGGCCAAGGCCGGGCTGGCCGTCGACCCCGAGCGCCTGGCGCTGAACAGCCAGGCGCCGACCCAGCATGATGCGTCGGTGGAGGCGGCCTGGCGCGAGGTCTACACCGACCCGTCGCGCTACTGGGATCTGTACCAGTTGGCGGAGAAATTCATCGACCTGGAGGATTCCTTCCGCCAGTGGCGCTTCCGCCATGTGACCACGGTGGAGCGCATCATCGGCTTCCAGCCCGGCACCGGCGGCACCGAAGGCGTCGGCTACCTGCGCAAGATGCTCGACACCGTATTGTTCCCCGAGCTGTGGCGCGTGCGCTCGACGTTGTAA
- a CDS encoding amino acid permease, with protein sequence MDEILKPGELKRGLKNRHIQLIALGGAIGTGLFLGSAGVLKSAGPSMILGYAIAGFIAFLIMRQLGEMIVEEPVAGSFSHFAHKYWGGYFGFLAGWNYWVLYVLVGMAELTAVGKYVQFWWPEIPSWVSAAVFFGLVNLINMMNVKFFGEAEFWFAIIKVVAIIGMIALGCYMLASGSGGPQAAVSNLWSHGGFFPNGCTGLLMAMAFIMFSFGGLELVGITAAEASEPRKVIPKAINQVVYRVLIFYVGALTVLLSLYPWDQLLQTLNASGDSYSGSPFVQIFALIGSDTAAHILNFVVLTAALSVYNSGVYCNSRMLYGLAEQGDAPRAMMKLNRQGVPLLALGVSALITLLCVVVNYLAPQEALELLMALVVASLMINWALISLTHLKFRKSMGQQGIVPSFKTFWFPFSNYLCLAFMLMIVSVMLMIPGIRVSVYAIPVWVALIWVFYRLRVARAGTRAVA encoded by the coding sequence GTGGATGAAATCCTGAAACCCGGCGAACTCAAGCGTGGCTTGAAGAACCGCCATATCCAGCTGATTGCCCTGGGCGGGGCGATCGGCACCGGACTGTTCCTTGGCTCCGCCGGCGTACTCAAGTCCGCCGGCCCTTCGATGATCCTCGGTTATGCGATTGCCGGGTTCATCGCCTTCCTGATCATGCGCCAGCTCGGCGAGATGATTGTCGAGGAACCGGTGGCCGGGTCCTTCAGCCACTTCGCGCACAAGTACTGGGGCGGTTACTTCGGCTTTCTCGCCGGCTGGAACTACTGGGTGTTGTACGTACTGGTGGGCATGGCCGAACTCACGGCCGTGGGCAAGTACGTGCAGTTCTGGTGGCCGGAAATCCCGTCCTGGGTCAGCGCGGCGGTGTTCTTCGGGCTGGTCAACCTGATCAACATGATGAACGTGAAGTTCTTCGGGGAAGCCGAGTTCTGGTTCGCCATCATCAAGGTGGTGGCCATCATCGGCATGATCGCCCTGGGCTGCTACATGCTGGCCAGCGGCAGCGGCGGCCCGCAGGCCGCGGTGAGCAACCTGTGGAGCCACGGCGGGTTCTTCCCCAATGGCTGCACCGGCCTGCTGATGGCCATGGCCTTCATCATGTTCTCCTTCGGTGGCCTGGAACTGGTGGGCATCACCGCCGCCGAGGCCAGCGAACCGCGCAAGGTAATCCCCAAGGCAATCAACCAGGTGGTGTACCGGGTGCTGATCTTCTACGTCGGCGCCCTCACCGTGCTGCTGTCGCTGTACCCCTGGGACCAGCTGCTGCAGACCCTCAACGCTTCCGGCGACTCCTACAGCGGCAGCCCGTTCGTGCAGATCTTTGCCCTGATCGGCAGCGACACCGCGGCGCACATCCTCAACTTCGTGGTCCTGACCGCGGCGCTGTCGGTCTACAACAGCGGCGTGTACTGCAACAGCCGCATGCTCTACGGCCTGGCCGAACAGGGCGACGCGCCCAGGGCGATGATGAAGCTGAACAGACAAGGGGTGCCATTGCTGGCCCTGGGCGTCTCGGCGCTGATCACCCTGCTCTGCGTGGTGGTCAACTACCTGGCGCCGCAGGAAGCGCTGGAGTTGCTGATGGCCCTGGTCGTCGCGTCCCTGATGATCAACTGGGCGCTGATCAGCCTGACCCACCTGAAGTTCCGCAAGTCCATGGGCCAGCAAGGCATAGTGCCGTCGTTCAAGACCTTCTGGTTCCCGTTCAGCAACTACCTGTGCCTGGCCTTCATGCTGATGATCGTCAGCGTGATGCTGATGATTCCCGGGATCCGGGTTTCGGTCTACGCGATCCCGGTGTGGGTTGCGCTGATCTGGGTGTTCTACCGCCTGCGGGTGGCCAGGGCTGGTACTCGGGCGGTGGCCTGA
- the antC gene encoding anthranilate 1,2-dioxygenase electron transfer component AntC — MNHKVAFSFADGKTLFFPVNANEILLDAALRNGIKIPLDCREGVCGTCQGRCESGNYSQDYVDEEALSSADLEQRKMLSCQTRVQSDATFYFDFDSSLCSAAGPAQLGGTVSEVRQVSDSTAILQLQLDQDQAALDFLPGQYARLSIPGTSSKRSYSFANRSGSQQLQFLVRLLPDGAMSNYIRERCQVGDRIELEAPLGAFYLRHIVRPLVLVAGGTGLSALLAMLEQLVADGCTQPVHLYYGVRNVADLCETARIEAYASQLQGFRYTPVISEPTADWPGKRGYIAEHFNCSELRDSPVDMYVCGPPPMVESIRNWLQDQQLESVQLYYEKFTESNI; from the coding sequence ATGAATCACAAGGTCGCGTTCAGCTTTGCCGATGGCAAGACGCTGTTCTTCCCTGTAAACGCCAACGAAATACTGCTCGACGCCGCCCTGCGCAACGGTATCAAGATCCCCCTCGACTGCCGCGAAGGCGTCTGCGGCACCTGCCAGGGCCGCTGCGAATCGGGCAACTACAGCCAGGACTACGTGGACGAGGAAGCCCTCTCCAGCGCGGACCTGGAGCAACGCAAGATGCTCAGTTGCCAGACCCGGGTGCAGTCCGATGCCACCTTCTACTTCGACTTCGATTCCAGCCTGTGCAGCGCCGCAGGGCCCGCACAGCTGGGCGGCACGGTCAGCGAGGTGCGCCAGGTCTCCGACAGCACGGCGATCCTGCAACTGCAACTCGACCAGGATCAGGCGGCGCTGGACTTCCTGCCGGGGCAATACGCCCGGCTGTCGATCCCCGGCACGTCGAGCAAACGCTCCTACTCGTTCGCCAACCGCTCGGGCAGCCAGCAGCTGCAATTCCTCGTGCGCCTGCTGCCCGACGGCGCCATGAGCAACTACATCCGCGAACGTTGCCAGGTCGGCGACCGCATCGAACTGGAGGCGCCACTGGGGGCCTTCTACCTGCGCCATATCGTCCGGCCGCTGGTGCTGGTGGCCGGCGGCACCGGGTTGTCGGCGCTGCTGGCGATGCTCGAACAACTGGTCGCCGACGGTTGCACCCAGCCGGTGCACCTGTACTACGGGGTGCGCAACGTCGCCGACCTGTGCGAAACCGCGCGTATCGAGGCTTATGCCAGCCAACTGCAGGGCTTTCGCTACACTCCGGTGATCAGCGAGCCGACGGCGGACTGGCCGGGCAAGCGCGGTTACATCGCCGAGCATTTCAACTGCAGCGAACTGCGCGATAGCCCGGTGGACATGTACGTCTGCGGACCGCCACCGATGGTCGAGTCGATCAGGAACTGGTTGCAAGATCAGCAGCTTGAGAGCGTTCAGCTGTATTACGAGAAGTTCACCGAGAGTAATATCTGA
- the antB gene encoding anthranilate 1,2-dioxygenase small subunit, with the protein MSAQLQYRIEQFFYRKSELCDAQDWDAYLELFDPQSEFHLPQWDSEHVYTTDPKRGMSLIYYASRSGLEDRVFRIRTGKAASTIPMPRTLHNISNVRIAEQADGGLQVRLNWHTLFYRLTTAEQFFGHATYNLKAHGDSWLITRKHVLLLNDTINSVLDFYHL; encoded by the coding sequence ATGAGTGCGCAACTGCAATACCGTATCGAACAGTTTTTCTACCGCAAGTCGGAGCTGTGCGACGCCCAGGACTGGGACGCCTACCTCGAGCTCTTCGACCCGCAGAGCGAGTTCCACCTGCCGCAGTGGGATTCCGAGCATGTCTACACCACCGACCCGAAACGCGGCATGTCGCTGATCTACTACGCCAGCCGCTCGGGCCTGGAAGACCGGGTGTTCCGTATCCGCACCGGCAAGGCCGCCTCGACCATTCCGATGCCACGCACCCTGCACAACATCAGCAATGTGCGAATCGCCGAGCAGGCCGATGGCGGCCTGCAAGTGCGGCTGAACTGGCACACCCTGTTCTATCGCCTGACCACCGCCGAGCAGTTCTTCGGCCATGCCACCTACAACCTCAAGGCCCACGGCGACAGCTGGCTGATCACCCGCAAGCATGTGCTGCTGCTCAACGACACCATCAACTCGGTGCTCGATTTCTACCACCTCTGA
- the antA gene encoding anthranilate 1,2-dioxygenase large subunit, whose product MSGARNTEQWKNFIDGCLDFRPDDGVFRIARDMFTEPELFDLEMELIFEKNWIYACHESELANNHDFVTMRAGRQPMIITRDGEGRLNALINACQHRGTTLTRVGKGNQSTFTCPFHAWCYKSDGRLVKVKAPGEYPEDFDKATRGLKKARIDSYKGFVFISLDVHADNSLEDFLGDAKVFFDMMVAQSPTGELEVLPGKSAYTYDGNWKLQNENGLDGYHVSTVHYNYVATVQHRQQVNSENGGASATLDYSKLGAGDANTDDGWFAFNNGHSVLFSDMPNPSVRSGYATIMPRLVEEYGQEKAEWMMHRLRNLNIYPSLFFLDQISSQLRIIRPLAWNKTEIISQCIGVKGESDADRENRIRQFEDFFNVSGMGTPDDLVEFREAQRGFQGRLERWSDISRGSHRWETGPTRNSEAIGIQPAMTGTEFTHEGLYVNQHRNWQKFLLDGLARQSLKLREV is encoded by the coding sequence ATGAGTGGTGCAAGAAACACAGAACAATGGAAAAACTTCATCGACGGCTGCCTGGACTTTCGTCCGGACGACGGCGTATTCCGCATCGCCCGGGACATGTTCACCGAGCCCGAGCTGTTCGACCTGGAGATGGAACTGATCTTCGAGAAGAACTGGATCTACGCCTGCCACGAAAGCGAGCTGGCCAACAACCACGACTTCGTGACCATGCGCGCCGGGCGCCAGCCGATGATCATCACCCGCGACGGCGAAGGCCGGCTCAACGCGCTGATCAACGCCTGCCAGCACCGCGGCACTACCCTGACCCGGGTCGGCAAGGGCAACCAGTCCACCTTCACCTGCCCGTTCCACGCCTGGTGTTACAAGAGCGACGGGCGCCTGGTGAAGGTCAAGGCGCCGGGCGAATACCCCGAGGATTTCGACAAGGCCACCCGCGGCCTGAAGAAAGCCCGCATCGACAGCTACAAGGGCTTTGTCTTCATCAGCCTCGACGTCCACGCCGACAACTCCCTGGAGGACTTCCTCGGCGACGCCAAGGTGTTCTTCGACATGATGGTCGCCCAGTCGCCCACCGGTGAACTGGAAGTCCTGCCCGGCAAGTCCGCCTACACCTACGACGGCAACTGGAAACTGCAGAACGAGAACGGCCTCGACGGTTATCACGTGAGCACCGTGCACTACAACTACGTGGCCACGGTGCAGCACCGCCAGCAGGTCAACAGCGAAAACGGCGGCGCCAGCGCCACCCTCGACTACAGCAAGCTCGGCGCCGGCGACGCCAACACCGACGACGGCTGGTTCGCCTTCAACAACGGCCACAGCGTGCTGTTCAGCGACATGCCCAACCCTTCGGTGCGCTCCGGCTACGCCACCATCATGCCGCGGCTGGTGGAGGAATACGGCCAGGAAAAGGCCGAATGGATGATGCACCGCCTGCGCAACCTCAACATCTACCCCAGCCTGTTCTTCCTCGACCAGATCAGCTCGCAGCTGCGGATCATCCGCCCGCTGGCCTGGAACAAGACCGAGATCATCAGCCAGTGCATCGGGGTCAAGGGCGAGTCCGACGCCGACCGGGAAAACCGCATCCGCCAGTTCGAGGACTTCTTCAACGTCTCGGGCATGGGCACCCCCGACGACCTGGTGGAATTCCGCGAAGCCCAGCGCGGCTTCCAGGGCCGCCTGGAACGCTGGAGCGACATTTCCCGCGGCAGCCACCGCTGGGAAACCGGACCGACCCGCAACAGCGAGGCCATCGGCATCCAGCCGGCCATGACCGGTACCGAATTCACCCACGAAGGGCTGTACGTCAACCAGCACCGCAACTGGCAGAAATTCCTCCTCGACGGGCTGGCCAGACAATCCCTGAAACTGCGTGAGGTGTGA
- a CDS encoding AraC family transcriptional regulator, translating to MNSKADSQFRDIRIDRYDLEGARSWMSGICGPHRLETSTPERIRFHHSANVFKSRATTLGTIEYGTDVTIDIEDAERFSSYSLSLPLSGDQELSKDGRLLRSNRDQGVIIAPNESQMLAISGDCRKVQVVITRAAMSEALEALLQRPPDAPLRFEAVMDAVEGASASWWRMARYFIAELERSSELYEQLAFTRDLESSLIKGLILAQPNNYSAELRQVLEVKLPHYLVRARQYIHANAREPLCLEDLEAAAGVSRFKLFEAFKKYFALSPMVYLKKYRLNAVRQEILEHGSARTISEIALGWGFSHLGRFSAEYRKLFGESPSVTLQRHDARRLGGL from the coding sequence ATGAATAGCAAGGCTGATTCGCAGTTTCGTGATATTCGTATCGATCGCTACGACCTCGAGGGGGCGAGAAGCTGGATGTCTGGCATTTGCGGGCCGCACCGGCTCGAAACCAGCACCCCCGAGCGCATCCGCTTTCACCACAGCGCCAATGTGTTCAAGTCGCGGGCCACCACCCTGGGCACCATCGAATACGGCACCGACGTCACCATCGATATCGAAGACGCCGAGCGCTTCAGCAGCTACAGCCTGAGCCTGCCACTGAGCGGCGATCAGGAACTGAGCAAGGATGGCCGGCTGCTGCGTTCCAACCGTGACCAGGGGGTGATCATCGCCCCCAACGAAAGCCAGATGCTGGCGATCTCCGGCGACTGCCGCAAAGTCCAGGTGGTGATTACCCGGGCGGCCATGAGCGAAGCGCTGGAGGCCTTGCTGCAACGGCCGCCGGATGCGCCGCTGCGCTTCGAGGCGGTGATGGATGCGGTGGAGGGGGCTTCGGCGTCCTGGTGGCGCATGGCGCGCTATTTCATCGCCGAACTGGAGCGCAGCAGCGAGCTGTACGAACAACTGGCCTTCACCCGCGACCTGGAAAGCTCCTTGATCAAGGGCCTGATCCTCGCCCAGCCGAACAACTATTCGGCGGAGCTGCGCCAGGTGCTGGAGGTCAAGTTGCCCCACTACCTGGTCCGCGCCCGCCAGTACATTCACGCCAACGCCCGCGAGCCGCTGTGCCTGGAGGACCTGGAAGCCGCCGCCGGAGTCTCGCGCTTCAAGCTGTTCGAGGCCTTCAAGAAGTATTTCGCCCTGTCGCCGATGGTCTACCTGAAGAAGTACCGGCTCAACGCGGTGCGCCAGGAGATCCTCGAACACGGCTCGGCGCGGACCATTTCCGAAATCGCCCTGGGCTGGGGTTTCAGCCATCTGGGGCGGTTCTCCGCCGAATACCGCAAGCTGTTCGGCGAGTCGCCCAGCGTCACCCTGCAGCGCCACGATGCGCGGCGCCTGGGCGGTTTGTAG
- a CDS encoding Lrp/AsnC family transcriptional regulator: protein MILDSTDLRILHFLQQDGRISNQELAEKVALSPSACLRRLRLLEGEGIISGYRAVLNAERLGIELEAIVHVSLRQDVADWHETFIKKVQLWPEVVTAYVITGASNYVLRVQARNLKHFSDFIVNHLNRTSGVTDIRSEIVLQKIKEQDGLLDLVLRK from the coding sequence ATGATTCTCGACTCGACAGACCTGCGAATCCTGCACTTCCTGCAACAGGACGGCCGTATCAGCAACCAGGAGCTGGCGGAGAAAGTCGCCCTCTCGCCCTCGGCCTGCCTGCGTCGCCTGCGCCTGCTGGAGGGCGAAGGCATCATCAGCGGCTATCGCGCGGTGCTCAACGCCGAGCGCCTGGGGATCGAGCTGGAAGCCATCGTCCATGTGTCGCTGCGCCAGGACGTGGCGGACTGGCACGAGACCTTTATCAAGAAGGTCCAGCTGTGGCCGGAAGTGGTGACCGCCTATGTGATCACCGGCGCCAGCAACTATGTGCTGCGGGTCCAGGCGCGCAACCTCAAGCACTTCTCGGATTTCATCGTCAATCACCTGAACCGCACGTCCGGGGTCACCGACATCCGCTCGGAAATCGTCCTGCAGAAAATCAAGGAACAGGACGGTCTGCTGGACCTGGTGCTGCGCAAGTAA